From a single Chondrocystis sp. NIES-4102 genomic region:
- a CDS encoding putative helicase codes for MTVDSTTSLSLRDYQLDIVQQIFARWFNGQSSVAVQLPTGAGKTIIFTAVANEFIAMGEPVLVIAHRTELITQAASKLEIVTGKEVGIIKSGIKPNKDSPIQVASIQTLIRRNPPPASLVIFDEAHHCHSKSYATVMRHYRERGAYILGCTATPARTDGRGLRYLYSGTPGFDVLIKGSSVRELIEQKYLAPFKIYSPDSIIDAEGAKIRTTGGDYNQKQLADLVEKTLIIGDAVDTWKQHAYLKRTVLFAVSVKHSKELAQGFRDAGISAMHLDGKTPKQERIALIKAFEQGHILVLCQHSIVTEGVDIPGIEAIQLVRPTKSLIVWFQAIGRALRPAPNKETAIIIDHTDTHLNLPWPDDEIPWSLDPTCLKNGKWAIDCPECHHVFRPTISERDRSLATCPNCNVKFTFKTESSGKKLKRLKVVEIVPANFAEFDTDYDEENLEIVQALIDYQQEQGYQKGWVYYQLKELPELELSLGDWREIARRLGYKAGWGWYKWKEMQTEMDDEAA; via the coding sequence ATGACTGTTGATTCTACTACCTCCCTTTCTCTGAGAGATTATCAACTAGATATTGTCCAGCAAATATTCGCTCGTTGGTTCAATGGACAAAGCTCAGTTGCAGTACAGCTTCCGACGGGGGCAGGTAAAACGATTATCTTTACAGCAGTAGCCAACGAATTTATAGCGATGGGCGAACCAGTGTTAGTTATTGCCCATCGCACCGAACTAATAACTCAGGCTGCATCCAAGTTAGAAATAGTTACAGGTAAAGAAGTAGGAATAATTAAATCGGGAATCAAACCCAACAAAGACTCACCGATTCAAGTTGCCAGCATTCAAACTTTAATCCGTCGTAATCCCCCACCAGCTTCCTTAGTTATCTTTGACGAAGCTCATCACTGCCATAGTAAAAGCTATGCCACCGTCATGAGGCACTACAGAGAACGGGGTGCTTATATCTTAGGCTGCACCGCTACCCCAGCTAGAACTGATGGTAGGGGTTTGCGCTATCTCTACAGCGGAACGCCTGGATTTGATGTTTTGATTAAAGGTTCATCGGTACGAGAATTGATCGAACAAAAATATCTGGCTCCCTTCAAAATCTATTCTCCAGATTCGATTATCGATGCCGAGGGAGCCAAAATCAGAACTACAGGAGGAGACTACAATCAAAAGCAACTAGCCGATTTAGTCGAGAAGACCCTAATTATTGGCGATGCCGTCGATACTTGGAAGCAACACGCCTATCTTAAAAGAACGGTCTTATTTGCCGTCAGCGTTAAGCATTCAAAAGAACTAGCACAAGGTTTTAGAGATGCGGGTATTTCCGCCATGCACCTAGACGGTAAAACCCCCAAACAAGAAAGAATTGCTCTAATTAAAGCTTTTGAACAAGGACATATTTTGGTTTTATGCCAACATTCCATTGTCACCGAAGGAGTAGATATACCAGGGATTGAAGCCATACAGCTAGTTCGTCCTACCAAAAGCCTAATCGTGTGGTTTCAAGCTATTGGTAGAGCCTTAAGACCCGCACCGAATAAAGAAACCGCAATAATCATCGATCATACTGATACCCATCTTAATCTGCCCTGGCCCGATGATGAGATACCCTGGAGTCTCGACCCTACCTGTCTCAAGAACGGTAAATGGGCTATTGATTGCCCAGAATGCCATCACGTTTTTAGACCAACGATAAGCGAACGAGATCGATCTCTTGCCACCTGTCCCAACTGTAACGTCAAGTTCACCTTTAAAACTGAAAGCAGTGGCAAAAAGCTTAAAAGGCTGAAAGTTGTAGAAATCGTCCCAGCTAACTTTGCCGAATTCGATACCGACTATGATGAAGAGAATTTAGAGATAGTACAGGCGTTAATCGACTATCAACAGGAACAGGGTTATCAAAAAGGTTGGGTTTATTATCAACTCAAGGAATTACCCGAACTTGAATTGAGTTTGGGAGACTGGCGAGAAATAGCCCGTAGATTGGGCTACAAAGCTGGTTGGGGTTGGTATAAGTGGAAAGAAATGCAAACTGAGATGGATGATGAGGCTGCTTAA
- a CDS encoding chromosome partitioning protein, ParA family, which translates to MILTVASFKGGVGKSTTSIHLASYFSQEGKNNVLLLDGDANRSVSNWAERGNLPFKVADERHAAKYSKDADHIIIDTAARPNEEDLKTLAEGCDLLILPCVPDVLSLEAMMLTVETLKKLNSDSYKVLLTIVPPKPNRDGDEARKSLLKAELPLFNSSIRRFQAYKKAALLGVPVDRL; encoded by the coding sequence ATGATCCTAACTGTAGCCTCGTTTAAAGGTGGGGTAGGCAAAAGTACTACTTCCATTCACCTAGCCTCTTACTTCTCCCAGGAAGGAAAGAATAATGTACTGTTACTCGATGGAGATGCTAACCGTAGTGTTTCTAATTGGGCAGAGAGGGGAAACTTACCATTCAAAGTAGCAGATGAAAGACACGCTGCTAAATATTCTAAGGATGCGGATCACATCATAATTGATACTGCTGCTCGTCCTAATGAAGAAGATCTAAAGACTTTAGCTGAAGGCTGCGATCTGCTGATACTTCCTTGTGTACCTGATGTACTTAGTCTAGAAGCAATGATGCTGACAGTAGAGACATTGAAAAAGCTAAACAGCGATAGCTACAAAGTTCTACTAACTATAGTGCCACCAAAACCAAACCGTGATGGAGATGAGGCTCGTAAGTCATTATTAAAAGCTGAGTTACCTTTGTTTAATTCGTCAATCAGAAGATTTCAAGCATATAAAAAAGCAGCATTGTTAGGTGTCCCAGTCGATCGCCTTTGA